A stretch of DNA from Gavia stellata isolate bGavSte3 chromosome 18, bGavSte3.hap2, whole genome shotgun sequence:
CGGTTTGGGTTCACCAGCACCCGTCCCCCGCTGCTGCCGCGGATTTACCTGGGAAGCCCCCCACTTCCCATCCGAGGGGTCGAGCAGGGCCGAGAGCGTGTCGCTGGATGTCACCGGCCACAGGCTGATCTCCTCCACCGTGTACTGGCGGGAGAGTGGCCCGAAcagcttcagctgctcctcagggaTCCCCGACGGGTAGATCTGTAGGCCAGCGAGGCAGGAAAGAGGGTCAGGGAAGAGGGATGGCTCTCCTTCTGTCTGTAATAAGACCGAGGTGCCCTCCATACCCTGAGGCAAACGCCAGCAGCTGGACAAGCACTGGCAAACCtgcctctttctgctttcataGCAAATGCCACCCTCCTGCATGCTTTCCACCCCGCTTTCTTCATCCGACTCTTCTCCCCACCTCTTTCCCAccctcctgccttcctccctcagccGGGCCACTCTCGGCTCCCAAACTTCAGGGTTTGGTGCTTCGCAGGGCAGAAATGGGTGCAAAGGACCCGCTCGGGTGCCTTCATCCCTGCGGCTGGCAATGCCCGTGTCCGCAGCGGGTCTCGCCCGTCCCGGAGAGTGCCCACACTAACGGGGGGCTGTGCGGGGGCTCCTGCCCCGTGTCACCCGTCACCTGCTCCAGCTTTTTTTTCACGACCCAGAAGTACTCCAAGGTGAGGGGCTGTTCCAGCAGAGGCTCcaggtttgcttttaaaacctcGTTGCTCAGGCAGAGGTCAAACTGCTCGCTGGTGTCGTAGCTGATGATTAAGAAGTCGTTGGAGATGGTGCTGGCCGTGATGGGCGCGGACAGGCAGCctgcgggcagggagggcacGTCAGGCAGACGGCGTTTCCTCCCCTCCCGCCTGGTCCTGGTGCTGCCATGGGGCCCCAGAGCCCCTCAGAAAAGCCCCGGTGAACGAAAAGGGAATTGTAATAATGCGGCTCAAGCCGTCCTGGCAGGCGGGACTGCGAATCGTCCTCCCATCCCCTGGGTCCCCGACCCGTGAAGACACCTTATTCGCTTGCATTCCTTAAAGCTATTCCTGAAGAACCTGCTGAGGTTTCTGCAGGCTGTGTGCGCTTTGTCCTGTTAAAGGCAACTAAAACCGCTCCGGTAAGGTGAACCCTTTCCCACGTCACCCACACAAGCATCCTCCCCTGGTgctgcccctgctcccaggTAAGGGCAAACACCCCAGCGTGCTGTAAGGACATTTCCCTCATCTCCCCAGTTACCGTACAGGAATCCCACAGCTTTCTGCCCGCTCCTGTTCCCCTCCCTGTCGGCACCCAGATGCCGACCAGCCCGGGGGCATTTTTCCTCCCCAAGAGCTCCGGACTGGCCGCGGTGAAGGGAAACGCTCACGGTCTGCGCTCCGCTTCAGCCTGGGATGAGATGAAGCCGACGCTGCTGCCAAGGCCCTGAGGAGGGTCAGGGACTTCTCCCGCTGGGAACGTCCCTGGCTGCCGTACGCGGCCGCGATGCTCCTGCCGAAAGCCTCCCGCGCTGCCTGCCGGGGACGCAGAGGGTGCTGGCTCCCGCAGCCTCAGGGCTGCCTGGCTGATGGGCGACTTGCCCCGAGGTCTCGAGGAGGGGGCTTACCTCGGCCACCAAGCTCACTGTGGTCCGGTTCAAAGCCAGCACGAGCGGCCCCAGATTTTGCAGAGTCTGTAAATCCCAACTCGAAGGATCCCTGCGGCCGTTGGGAGAAGGATCAGCTCAGCACCCTCACAGGTACGCCATCCCACCTGATCATCGCCCACCCCGTAACGGCAGGCAGAGGCTCCTTACCCATACGCTGTGCCCCCCGCGAGGAGCACGGCGTTGAGGGCGTCCCGCTGGGCCCCCGTCAGCGCTGGGCAGAGCTTCAGGTTCTCCAGGACTCCGGGGTCCGAGGCTGTGATGGTCTCAGGCTCCATGTCGCACACCAGTGCCCCGAGGCTGCCGAGCTGCTCAGCGCGCAGGCGGCTGCTCCTCACCCCCTGGGAGAGACGACCCGGCCCTTGTAGGAACACCCGGCACGGGGCGTGGGGGACCCTGGCCGCCCCCCGGCTCAGCCCCCACTCACCAGGCAGGCCAGCGCCCCGCGCAGCAGCCCCGTCCGCCGGGCTGAGCCCCTGGGCAGCAGGTCCAGGTTCCCGCGGGAAGCTCGGGCGTAAAACGCTCCGCAGGTCCCCCCACGCACCTCGGCCGCGCTGCGGGGAGCAAGAGTCAGCGCGGTGGGGAGGAACGGGGCGAAGGGCTCCTCGTGTCCAGGCAGGAGATCTTTAATGTTGCTTTTGAGGGGGGCACGAGGAAAGTGGTTTTAAATGGTCGCTCCCTTCTGAGCAATGAGCTGATGACctgcgcggggctggggggtctCCTCTCACCCTGGGGAGGACACCTCCGGCATGGGACgggggctgccctgccccaTGCACCCCATGCCGTGGCCAGCGTGGCCCCAGCCTCGGAGAGGAGTGAGGTGAGGACCAGGGGGTCTGCAGGGCTGGAAATGCCCCGTGCGGGTCTGAAGGTGCCCGCAGACGCAGGCGATTTTCGTAATACTCTTCTCGCGCAGAGCTCCCGCGGGCCCCGGGGCGTGCCAGGGCCATGCCGGCGAGTGCTGGATGGCGTGATTCGGCACCAAAACCGCAGCCGTGTGCGCTGCCCTCAATACTCACTCAAAGAAGAGCAGCAGGTCCGGTGGGTACCTGCCGAAATCGGCCGTCAGGTTCTTGGCAGCGAGCAGCCTGGCCAGGCAGGACAGCTGGGCAGAGAGAGGCTTGTCTTGTCAATGCCAAGGCAGTGAAAGCCCCTTCGCCCCGACACCCCCCTGCTCCCCGTGCCCCATCGGGCTCTGTGGGGTCTgcagcccccaccccagctcacCTGGGCACCGTTCAGCTCCGCTGTTTCATTTTGCAATCCCTGGGCAAAGGCGAGGATGTCGGCAGCGGGCAGGTCGCTGGCTGGGATGCACTGGAAACCTTGCAGGACGGAGGCTGAGAGGCTGCGTTGGGGAGGCACGGCTGCACTTCACCATCCTCTTTAGCTCCCCAACACCCCGTGGAGGATGAACCCGCTCACTCCCTTGGGAACCCCCTTCACCCTGACCATGGCTCCATGGGGTAAGTGGGAATAACATGGGGTGTCATGAAAATGTCCCCTAATGCCGGTGCCGGGGTGGTGCCAAAGGGGGTGCCCGGCAGCCGTGAGGGTGCCCATCCCCACGGCCGGGGTGGTGGCAGAGGTGCCCACCATACCCTGGGCTTTGGGTGAGGGAGACACCATTAGAGCCAGGATTTTGGCTCTGGGGAGGCTCCTGTGGCATCTGCGTCAGCCCcgtaaaggaaaggaaattcttGGTGTGTTTATGCTACAACAAAAGCCGCTGCAGCTGAaatcccagcccagctgccagcaccagAACCGGCTGCACAAGGCTCTAAATCCTCTCCAGCCCAAGGGACCTGTCACAGCAGCTCTGACGTGGATATGGGGAGAAATGCAACCTCCACCCTCACCGGCCCCACTGCCTGCGCCCCCCTGAGACCCCCCTGCTTGGCAGAGACCCCGGCTGGGGCCGGTACTTACTCAGCGTGTTGCTCGGTGGCAGACAGGACGGCTCCGACGATCAGGGCAGCCTGGGGAGGAGGACGGGGGACGCTCAGCCCCAGCAAGGAACGGGAAAAAGGGGTTTTAGACAGAGGGACGGAGCGGGGAATGGGAGCTGATCTGGCCGGTGGGCCTGGATCGGTGGCTGCCCTGGGTTACGCGCCGGGGCAAAAGCCACCACAGCCGCTCTCGGGAGTGGGGACCCGCCAACGGCGGGGCTGTCCCTGCTTCCCCGGAGCTGGGGGGACTGGCTGCCCGTCAGGTTTAGCCTCCCAGCCCTCGGtttgggagcagggcagggaggctgctgggcAGCGGGTGAGCGAGGGACGGGATGGGACAGGGTCTTGGGCTGCACAGGGGGCCAGTGGGGAGGTGATGGCTTTGCCTCCCTGGAGTTAAGGACTGGGGGCACCACAGCAGCTCTGCCGCTCCCGGCACCAGCCACGAGGTTTCGGCAAAGCCCTGGTGTATTCGGAGCCGCTGGAGCAGCCGGTGGTTGACTCACCACTGCTGCTTTCACGAGGTCTGCGGAGAAACCTGGAACAAAGCGGGAGTGGGTTATAGAACATCCATGACCGCTGGTCAGGGGCTGTTCTAAAGCAGCTCCGGGTTTAAAGTCTGGGAAGGGCATTTTCTTTGTCAATTTAATAAGTTGCAGTAAACGCTGGCGTGGCAGAGAGCAGCCCCCGTACCgccctgcagcctgtgccagcccGGGCAACCCGGGGTGCCTCGGGGTGGGTTTAGAAGACAAAAAATGATAAATCTGCCCCTGGAAATCTGCCTGTGCGGATTTCTAACGCAGTGCcggctgcagctgggaaaaacTCCCTCTGCCTGTGGATGCTGACAGGAGCACGAGGCAGTGCGCAGGGAATGCCGAAGCCAAGGGGGTTGGGAATGAAAAGCAGCACGGGCTGGAGCATCCCCAGTGCCGGGGGGTGGAAGGGGGTCCTGGGGCAGGGTCAGCTTTAGGGGGACAAGACGTAACTCACGGAGGCAGAGAGCGAtggctgccggggccggggctgcccgcaccatgctgcctgtgctggggctTCGTCCTCGGTGTGGGTTGGGCGAGCACAGAGCGCAAACGGGGAGCCGTGTCCCCGCTCTGGGACGGGGCTGGCTGCCGGCCACGCTGGGGAAGGAGTGGGGGGGTCCTGCAGCCGATTCCCTCGGCTGATGCTGGAGCTGTGGGAGCAGGGCGGCTCCGCGTGCCCACCCGTGCTCTGAGTGCCCGCACAAACCCCCCACAACCAAGGGAGAGATTTTAAATCCTatagaacagaaaacagaatttcattcTCCATCCATCATTAAAAGAAACTCCCCAATAAATTGTCCTCTCTGACACCCAGAGCCCTGCTCCCGCTTGTGCCCTGCAGGTACAGGGTCCCCCTCCGTCCCCTGGCTCTGCACGGGACCACACCAGCACAGACTGGGAGAAGTCCAGTGTAACCCAGTGGAGGAGCACCAGCAGGCATTGCCCTCCCCCTGTACCTGACTCCACACCCCTCAGCTAGAAACCCCCGAGAGAAAATAAATCCCCGCTCTAGAAATGCCATCGATGGGCTGCTCAGCGCTGCCCAGAGCAATTAGCTTATTGCCCTTCGAACTAGATGCGAGTAATTTTTTCCGCTAAGTCTCATTACGTTCCCTAAATCCCACCGGTGGCCTTCCCGAGTCGCTCTCCGGCCGGGGGGATTTGGCTCGGCGCTGAGGATTCGGTGCCGCTCAGCCGGGGAAGGTGCTCACCCACCTGCGGTGGCCGGGGATGGGCAGCACCGGGGACTGCTCGGCACTTATCTGCTGCGGGGTGGGGATGTTGCTCTGAAAACGGGGTGTGACGGGGCCGTTTCTCAACAGTGTTTtgtaaagctgctttctctcctggttgtggtttttttttcctttgtaaaggGTCACTTTGAACTTTGGGGCAAATGAGTTAAATCCTCTGGTTTGGTAATTTCTGTGCTCCTGATGGAGACAAAGGTCCTCCCAGTTAGTGAAAAACCTTTGAGCTATTCAGGGGTGTATTTTATAGGGCAACTGGTGTGCAGAACAGACAAGTCCTCGGTGATGGGCTCAGCACCCCTCCGGGAGTTGCTTCCCTCACGCCTGTCCTTTTTGCCTTGACCACGGACAATCCCGttcccttttctccctggaaTTTCTGATCCCGCTCTGAAATGCCCTCCACAGCACATGCCATGAAGGAGaccaaaaagaaaggaagcaaagccTTTCCCAAGGCTGTGTGATGAAAAACCGAAGGAGCTCGACACTGTGTGGCAGCAAGTGCGTTATCTGTGCATTTATCCCGGGCAAAGAGAAGGGCGAGAGCCGTCGGCAGCCTGGCTGCACCCCCAGCTCGGCCGGCTTTGGGGGCATCAGCCTTCACAAAGGGTCTCTGGACCTGCCGGCGCAGCGCTGAGGGGGGTTTACCATCCCCTGGTGCCCCCGGCCGGTGtgcccatccctgtcccccaccagtgtccccatccctgtccccaccgAGCAACCCGCCCTGCAGCACCGGGGCTTGGTCAACGCCCGCGGGTGTTTCTGGTTTCTATTTTAGAAGGATTTGCTGCAAAAATAGCTCTTGTTGGAGTGGTATAATTACAGGAACTTGTTTGCTACGAGGCTGCTGGTGGGACACGGCCCCTGCCCCGGGCTCGCTGGCCAGAGGTGGTTGGAGCGGGAGGGCAGAGGCACATCGGGGCCCCTTTGCAGGTCGCCGCGTGCACCATGTCCCCGCCGAGCTTAAAACTGGCCCCGGAACAACCCCAGgggctgtggaggagcaggcACAGGAGCATCCACCCCAAACATGAATGTGCCGGGAAGCACTTGCCAAAGTCCCTTCCCCGGGGACTTGGCGGGTCGGTGGTGGGCACTGCCGGAGGCAGGGAAGCTCCGGCGGCATCTCCCCTCCGCTTAACCAGCTGCTTCTCCGCCCTTGCCAGGTTTACAACCTTAAAAATCTCACAACACGAAGACTGCAAACGATTCCTTTGGGTCTTCGCTCACTttcccagctgctccagcccaaGGAACGACCACTGATGTACAAGAGTTATACAGAAATCATGTGTGGTGGCAGCTTTCCCTGTGCACCCCCCGaacaccagcagctccagggctgcTCTCCCATTTCCTTAGAGCTGCGGTGTTTCAAAATTAGGAGTTTTTCTTCCACCTCTGCTATTTGGCTCGGAACAATCCCAGCTGCTGGTGTTGGCtggggcgggcagcgggcagggacgggacgggacggggcaGTGGCATGTGCCCCCGTCACCTCGGGCATCCTTGGTCATCTGTGTCAGAGGTACTAAATCCGGGAAGGCTTTAGCGGTGGTTTCGGCCAGGGGGATTTCAGCAGGGCGAGGATGAGCGCCGGTGCTCACGCAACAGGTTGGCCGGGTTGGAGCCCTGGGGCCGGTCCCGCTGTGCCGGTCTGGGCTCATTCCTGGAAGCCCCTGGCACCGCACCGGCCACGCTGCAGCAACGAGCCGGCCCACGCAGCGCGGCATGGATTGAGAGCCCAGAGGGTAACTGCAGGGTGTATAGGTAATGGTTTACTACTGTAACATGCAACAAGGAATAAGGTTTATTCCAAGGTGTACAGAACATCACGAGACACGCACCCGATCACAACCCGCCCCGGTCCGAATGTACAAGTGGATTCACACACGACGCAGCAAATGGCCCCGCGGCAGTGACggcagagaggagggagcaggactGGACGCAGCACGGGAGGGGAGCCGGAGAAGGACGCCTGGAAAACATCTCTCTGCAGGGTaaggaaaatatatatttatctcTGATTCCTGCAATGTCGGGTAGAAGTGCAAGGCGCGAAGGATGCTGGGtggggcagggtgcaggggctCCTCAACGCAGATGGTGGGGTGAGCGCTGGGTGCCAGCCCCCCAGCATTGATGGTCCATCACTGTCCCCTTGTGCACAGGCACCGGTGCATCCGCATGTGCCACCCCCAGTGACCGCCGGCCCCACGGCCGAGGGCAGCCTCGTCCCGGACGCGTCCCCCATCACACAGCGGGGACTGTTCCCACACCGGGGCCCATGGGAAGGGAAGGCTGTGTCCCGTCTCCGATGCTGCAAATCTCACCCGTAACTTTTCAGGACCTCCTGTGCACGTTGCCCATGGTCATTCTTTGTCAAACAGGTTGATGACATTCATTTACAGCTTTGGGAtctgcctgtggctgcctctcccctcccaggcCACTCCTGGGACATGGGATGGGTGGAGACAGGGCCTGGGAGGACGGAGACGGATCTTCTGCTCTTCCAAACCCCATGACCCCTCTGCCACCAGCTCACGAGCCCGCAGTCCGCGCTCggtgcccagggctggcacccgCAGTGCTGTGAGCCGTGCGCCTGTCCCCACCCTGCAGCGGACGGCAGCACTTCGCACCAAGCCACGAAAGCAAGGTGATGGCCACCTCCTCCCCGGCCATGTGCCGCAGCACGGCGAGCTGGCACCCACCAGCACCCGGGGACGCAAGGGCCGGGCGATGCAATACCCCACGGGGTTTTGGTACCTGCACGGTGTGTTCACCCGTGAGGAGAGGGCTGTGCCGTTTTATTCCCCCTCAGGGCAGCGATATTATTAAGCGAAATCACTGTCAGGTGCATTTTAAATGAGACAGGGCTTGCGGGGCGACGGTAACTCTGCGCACGTGCCGATGTGGCGGCTCGGTGCCGAATACCCCGGGGATTGGTGCTGTGTATGCGAGGGGCTCCAGCCACCCCccgccctccccagcccacGCCAGCTGCCCtctcttcattttcaaagcGTCCCCCAAGGGCTGCAGAGGACGAGCCgggtgggaaggagagagcGAAGCGGCACGACGCCAGCCGGCAAAGCAAGGGCATTTCCAGAGAAACTCTTCTCGGCATCTTGCGAAGCTGAGCACCAGCGTGACAGACGAGCTCCTTCCCGCTCTTTGCATCAGTCCTCAGCCCACCTTTCAGCTTTAACCATCTCCTTGGCTGCTCCCGCCGCTCCAGGGCCCTCCCAAACTGCCCACCCAAACCCCCGCAGCAACCTGCCAGCGAGGAGCCACGCGATGGGACAAAAACTGATTCCCCCTCGTTTGGGTAAAGCAGAAAGGGGCATGTGCCTTCTGACCGGTCTCAGCAGGGGTTACATCCACACTCAGGATAAAAGTGGGCGCTAAGGAAAGGCAATGCTAGGAGCAAGAATAATAAGCTCTGCTAAAAAAGCTTtgggctgctggctgtgctgaCCACAGAAGTACTAAAAATACGCTCATTTCTGAGACCACCCGTATTTCAGAACTGCTAAAAGACTAGATTCTGCTCATAGAAAtttgaaaaaagtttaaaatccATTCGTATCAACTCACTCACCTTCAACAAACCTTTAAAAAAGCCACGCGTGGGCTGAGGCTGGAAGGAAAGCGTGagggcaggggtgggcaggcagggaCCTCTCCTGCGCCCGCCGCACAGCCCAGCTCCGCGGGCAGAACacccggggccgccccgggaCTGGGGGGGCTGTCGGTGCCCCCAGGCTGCACTTCAgcctcctcatctcccacctccCACACAACACATGTGCCAGTGAGCACAGCAGCCTGGAGCGAAGGGAACTGGGGACGCGGACACCGAAGCTGCACCCGGCGTGTTCTCCTCTCCCTTCGCTGGTCTGCATTTTAGCATCCTAGCGCTGAGGGTTTGCAGATACGTACGTGGCGCTCGTGGCAAAGGCAGTGTCCGTGCTGTCCCGGCTGTGCCTGAGCCCTGGGACAGGGACGTAAAGCTTTGGGGTCACTCTAAGCTGGTACGTGACACACCGACTCTGCTGCTGAGGCCCAGAATTAGGAAAGGGGCATCCAGAGGCCAGATGGATGATgtgtacattaaaaaataaacccatcCTAATCCCTGCTAAAGATCTGTCTAATCCCAGCCCCAGAAGTGAGGGAAGCCACGGCATACAGAAAGTGCAGATGTGGAGTCAGCGCTGGGCTCTGCGGAGACCCACTGGGACTAAAATGGAGCATTGGGCTGGAAATGCAGAGACGTGGTTTGTGCTCACTCCAAAGCCCACTCGGCCAACCACTGCTCGCACCGGGCTCGCTGCTCCTCCGTCTCCGGGCTCTTGGCTTCGCTCAGTGCCTCCTCTCCTCCGCCACCAAGCACGGCCTCCtggctctcctcctcttcccccttctgCATCATCTTGTCCTTCAGCTCTTGGATGGTCTCATCCAGCCGGTGAGTGACATGGTGGGGCACCCAGTTGCTGTCCATCGTGGTGACGAAGGGGTCGGGTGCGCAGACCTCGATGAGCTCCTTGCCGGTGGGGATGCGCAGGTAGTAGGCGTGGAGCATCATCCTATAGGGACTGCTGTCCTTCTTGTGGCTGTAGGTGAAGTCCCCCACGATGGGGTGGCCGATGGCGCTGCAGTGGACCCGGAGCTGATGAGTCCGCCCTAGGGGGAGAGTGGGAGCGGAGAAATCAGGGAGACAGGTTATCCCCGCATCCCTCCTCGAGGGCACAGTGGCGTGAGGTGACAACGCACCAAATGGCATCTGTCCCCCCAGTCTGAGAAGCTGAGTCCTCCGCGAGCTGAGTGCTGCCGTCAGCTCCGCTCAGCCCTTCCTAGGCTTTGTTTTTCGCTATGCCACCATGCTGCACCCACGGCCCAGGGCTGCGAGCGCAGGCCCCGCTGCAGCACCTCTGCTGCCTCCGTCTGTCCAGCCTCAGCGGCCCCCCGTGCCCCGAGCTCCCACCTGTCAGCGGCTGCAGCAGCACTTTGGTTACGGGGTCCCCGCTGTAGGATCCGTGCTCGAGCACGATCAGCTCCGACTGGCAAGGCTTGGGATTTTCACAGCCTACAACGAGATCCGGATTGGGGGGTCAGCTCCCCCCAGTGCAGCCCGGGTGGTCCGGGCAGCACAGCCAGGGCGCGGGAGCCGCTCACCCTCCGTCCCGTCGATGCACATCATGTGGGTCATGCCCTCGGTGGTGTTCTTCCCTATGGCGTAGCGGATCGTCATTCGGCTCTGGCTGACGTGGCCCCTCACCTGCAGGGCAGAAAGCCAGTTTGCAAACCGAGCCCTGGCTCTCGTTCCTCGCCGACACTGGGGCGACAAGAAGCAGAGACCAAACTGCAATTCTGCAAACTCAGAAGGTACGTGTGGAAGCAAGACCTGGCGGGGTGGGCTTACCAGGGCGAGATAGGCTTTGGTCACCAGACGGTCTTTAAAACACTTGTAGGCGCTTCCCGCTGCCGCTTTGTTGAGCGCGACGCACAGGGCTCCGCTGGTGGAGAAGTCGAGCTGGTGGCAGAAcctggggaggagatgggaggCGGAGGAACGTCCCTGGGCCGTGTCCCCGGCCGAGGCCGGCTCGGAGGCAAGGCAAAGCCCGGTTCGGTCCCCGGCCGCTCACCTGAAGCCGTAGTAGGTGTCGGGGTCGGCCAGCTCGGGGAAGCGGTACTTGAGCTGGCTCTGCAGGGTCAGCGTCTCGTACCACATCTTGCTGTCGATGCGGATGTCCCAGTGCTTGTTGACCACGATGAAGTCGGAGCTCTGGTACAGGATGGCCAGGTTGTCGATGGTGCCCGGCTCCATGGCCAGCGCCCTGCGGGGAGCGTGAGGGGAAATCGGGGTGAGAGGGGCGGGAAGAGCCTCCAGCCGCAGCCGGTGCACCCCCGGGGGCGCGCACAGCACCGCAGGGGAGCGAAGGGACCCCGCGAGagcgggcagggagcagggcccGGGGCTGGGGTACCCAGCGGTACCGGAGACGTACCGGTGCTGCAGCGGTACCGGTGCCACACGGCCCCAGCGCGACACCGATGTCGCACCGCCCAGGCCCCCAGCCTTACCGGGGTCCCACCCTGCAGGTCCCGCAGCCGCACCGGTGCTGTCACCGGTGCTGCGACAGCAGCGCTACAGCCACAGCCGGACCAGTGCCACGCCGGACAGGTCCCGCAGCCCTCCCGGTGTCACACCGTGCAGCTCTGCCACTGTCCCGGTGTCACGCGTGGGGGCCCCATCCCCGTCTCACGCGTGGAGGCCCCGCGGCCGCACCGGTGCCGGGCCGATCCAGCCCGACGGTGGGGCTCGGCCTCCCCCCCGCTCCTGCCGCCCCGCCCGCTGccagccggggccgggccgcca
This window harbors:
- the RPUSD1 gene encoding RNA pseudouridylate synthase domain-containing protein 1; this translates as MEPGTIDNLAILYQSSDFIVVNKHWDIRIDSKMWYETLTLQSQLKYRFPELADPDTYYGFRFCHQLDFSTSGALCVALNKAAAGSAYKCFKDRLVTKAYLALVRGHVSQSRMTIRYAIGKNTTEGMTHMMCIDGTEGCENPKPCQSELIVLEHGSYSGDPVTKVLLQPLTGRTHQLRVHCSAIGHPIVGDFTYSHKKDSSPYRMMLHAYYLRIPTGKELIEVCAPDPFVTTMDSNWVPHHVTHRLDETIQELKDKMMQKGEEEESQEAVLGGGGEEALSEAKSPETEEQRARCEQWLAEWALE